Within the Beduinella massiliensis genome, the region TCCTGCTGCGGCAGACCTGCGCCGTGCTCAAGGGCCACCTGCAGGGGCAGGATTATCTCTTCCGCCTCAGCGGGGACGAATTCGTGCTGGTGATGATGGACATGCCCGAAAAGGAGGCCGCCCGCCTGATGCGCGCGTGGCGCCGGGAGGTGGAGCAGCTTCGCGCCATGCACGGCAAGCCCTACGACTTCTCCTTTTCCTTTGGGGTTTCGAGCTGCGGGGCCAAGGGCGTCTGCCGCGCGAGCGAGCTGATTGCCCGCGCGGACGAGCGGATGTACGAGGAAAAGCTGCGCAGGCGCAAGACCGTGCTGCTGGACAGGGACGAGAACGTCTTCCGCACGGACAAGACCGCCGGGCGCACGATGAACTACCCGACCGGCATGCTTTACGAGGCGCTGGAGCGCAGCACGGACGATTACGTCTACCTGTGCGACATGAAGACGGGGGTGTTCCGCTACTCGCCCGCGCAGGTGCGGCAATTCGACCTGCCGGGAGAATTTGTGGAAAACCCGCTGCCCTGCTGGAAGCGGATCGTCCACCCGGACGACTGGGATCGCTTTTATAAATCCAACATGGAAATCGGGGAGAACAAGCGGGATTCGCACTCCGTGGAGTTCCGCGCGCGCAACCGCGGCGGCGAATACGTCTGGCTGCGGTGCCGGGGCCAGCTCATGCGGGACGAATACGGGGAGCCCTGCCTCTTCGCGGGCATCATGACCCAGCTCGGCCGGCAAAACAAGATCGACCCGCTGACCCAGCTGCTCAACCACAGCGAATTTCTCGCGGCGGTGCAGCGGGGCGTGCAGGAGGAAAGCATCGAGCAGCTCGGCATCCTCGTGCTGGACGTGGACGGCTTTCGCAACATCAACGAGATGTACGGACGCGCCTTCGGCGACCGCGTGCTGCGCACGCTGGCGCAGAGCGTTCAGGCGCTGCTGCCGGACAACGCGAGCCTCTACCGGCTGGACAACGACCGCCTGGGCATCCTGATGGACAACGATTCGCGGACGGGCGCGGCGCGGCTGTTCCGCAGGGTGCAGGAGCGCCTGGTGCTGATGCAGGAGTGGAAGCAGAGCAAGCTGGCCGTGGAGGTCTCCGCCGGATACGCGGAATACCCCGGCGACGGCGCGGCGGCGGACGAACTGTATCAATACGCGGACTACGCCCTGCAATACGCGAAGAGCCACGGACGCAACCGCCTGGAAATCTTCTCCGACGAGATTCTCCGGGGCAAGGTGCGCGCGCTGGAGCTCATGCGCAGGCTGCGCGAAGCCATCTCGCAGAGCTACCGGGGCTTCCGCCTGGCCTATCAGCCCCAGGTGGACGGGAGCACGGGCGAAATCGTCGGCGTGGAGGCGCTGATGCGCTGGCAGGACGTCACCGGCGAGAACGTCTCGCCCGTGGAGTTCATCCCCATTCTGGAGGAACAGGGCATGATCTACGGCGCGGGCCTGTGGGCGCTGAGAACCGCCCTGCGCGCGGCCCGGGGGTGGGTCACCCTGAAAAGCGATTTCACGGTGAGCGTGAACATCTCCGCGCTGCAGATGATGGAGAAGCGCTTCTTGCGCGACCTGACGGAGATCGTCCGGACGGAGGACTTCCCCTGCGAAAACCTGATTCTGGAGCTGACCGAGAGCTGCACCGTGCAAAACCTCAATATCTTTGAAAGCGCCTTCAAACAGATGCGCGCCATGGGCATCCGCGTGGCGATGGACGACTTCGGCACCGGGTATTCCTCGCTCGAAATCCTCAAGCGCACGCCGGTGGACATCGTGAAGATCGACCGGGGCTTCGTGAAGGGCATCCTGAACAGCCGGTTCGACGCGACGTTCATTTCCTTCGTGGTGGCGATCTGCCACGAGGCGAACATCCGGGTGTGCCTGGAGGGCGTGGAGGAAGCGGCGGAGGTCGAGTTCCTCAAGGACATGCATCTGGATTGCATTCAGGGCTATTACTTTGGCCGCCCGCTCGAGGCGGGCGAGATTACCGCGCGGCTGGAGGGAGTGGGAACACGATGAAAAAGGGCAAAAGGATCGCGCTGTGCGCGGCGGGGCTGCTCGTCTTGCTGACGGCTGCGCTTGCGGTTTACCTCTTCTGGTTCACGCCGACCGGATATCGCATGTCCGTCCCGATCCACGGCTTTTCAAAGGTCGGGGAGCGGACGTACGTGGACAGGGGCTGGACGGGGGACACGCAGCAGCTTTTATCTCAGATAGCGGAAGCGCAGGAGCGCGTTCAGGACTTCTTCGGGGAGGTCAGGAGCGCGCCCGTGCTGATCGTCTGCGACGACCCGGCCAAGATCGGGCGGCTGGGCGGCGACCACGACACGATGACCGTCGTGCTGGGCGGCGTGCGCTCCTACACGGCGGTCTCCTCGGAGTTTTTGAACGTGGACGTGCTGGCGCACGAGATGACCCATGCGGAGACGCACTGGCGCCTCTACGCGGGCGGGCGTTCCTCCGAGGCGCGGGTGCCCGTCTGGTTTGACGAGGGGCTCGCCGTGCAAAACGACTATCGGGAGCCGTATACCGAGGCGGCGTGGCTCGCGCTCACCGACGGCGGCAGGAACGTGCCGCAGCTTTCTGAATACGGCGGCGCCGAGACCTTCTTTTCAGGAACGACGGACGACCGGCGGGCCCGATACTGCCTCGCCGGGCACGAGGTGTCCGCGTTTATCGAACGAAACGGCAGGGAGGGGCTGCTTTCGCTGCTGGACGCGGTCGCGGCGGGGCAGGACTTTGACGCGCTGTTCTTTGGCGGCTGACCCCTGCGCGGCATGAAAAAAACGAAAACCCCCGCATCTGGTGTGCAGCAGATGCGGGGCGTTTTCGTTTTGGGGTTGTGTGATGAGGAGGGGGAGAAGAAAAGGGTATGCACCCTGCCGGCGGTGTGTGCGGGCCGCTGGCGGGTTTGGGGGTATCGAAGCGGGAGGATATGGGGAAGCTCTCGCTTTCGATGGTGTTATTGTACCGCTGAATTGTGGCTGAATTTTGTCATAGGCGTGGAAAAAACGCGAAAATTGAAAAAAGAACGGACATTTTTCTTGCGTATGTGTGCGTTTATCCGCCGTCATCACGTTCTGAAAGAAGCAGGCGGGGAGCGATAAAGCGCCGTCGCCGCAAACGGCGTATTTCGCGCGATTGTTTGCGCATTCGCGTCCGCGCGTGCTATAATTGTAAAAAACTGCGGAGGGGTTCTATGCTGTACATCCCTTTTGACGAGATCCTGACGACGCTGCGGCTTGCGCTGGAAAAGGCGGGCTTTGACGGCGCGCGCGCGGCGCGCCTGGCGGACGTGTTCGCGCGCAATTCGCTGGAGGGCGTCTATTCGCACGGCGTCAACCGCTTCCCGCGCTTTTTGAAAAACGTGCGGGAGGGCACCGTGGACAGGGACGCCGTGCCGGAGTGCGTGGCGAGCCTGGGGGGCATGGAGGTATGGGACGGCCACTTCGGCGCGGGGCCGCTCATCGCGGAGGACGCGATGGCGCGGGCCATCGAGCTGAGCCGTACGCACGGCATCGCCTGCGTGTCGGTGCGCCGCAGCAACCACTGGATGCGGCCCGGCCGCTACGGCTGGCAGGCCGCGCGCGCGGGCGTCGCGGGCATCCTCTTCACCAATACGACGGCGAATATGCCCGCCTGGGGCGCCGTGGACGCGCACCTGGGCAACAACCCCATCGTGCTCGCCATCCCGCGGGAGAAGGGCCCGGTCGTGGTGGACATGGCGATGAGCCAGTTCGCCTACGGCAAGCTGGAGGTCGCGGCCCTTTCCGGCGAGGAGCTGCCCATCGACGGCGGCTTTGACGAGGCGGGCAACCTGACCCGCGACCCGCAGGCGATCCTGCGCACGCGCCGCATCCTGCCGACCGGCTATTGGAAGGGCTCCGCGATGTCCATCGCGCTCGACCTGATGGCGGGCGCGCTGTCGATGGGCCGCACGGTGAGCGCGATCAGCAGGGACCCTTCCGACGAGCGCGGGCTGTCGCAGGTCTTCATCGCCGTAAATTTCCGGGAGCTGCTGGCGAAGGACGAGGTGGACGCGCTGCTGGACGCGGCCATTGCGGACATCCAGTCCTCCACGCCGGTGCCGGGCGGCGCGCCGGTGCGCTATCCGGGCCAGAACATGCAAAGCACGATCGAGCGCAACAGCGCCCATGGCGTGCCGGTCCACGAAGAAACCTGGCGCAAGATCGAAGACGAGCTGCGCGCGTAAGGAGGAAGAAAATGCGGTTTATAGACGAAAGCTTTCAGACCATGCCGTGGGACGAGATCGACAGCGTGGTGTTCGACATCGGCAACGTGCTGATGTACTTCAGCCCCCATCACGTGCTGGACGTGCTCTTTGGGGAGGACGAGCCGCTCAAGGCGGAGCTGCTGCGCAGGGTGTTCGAGTCTTCGCACTGGCTGGACCTGGACCGGGGCACCGCGACCTACGAACAGGCGGTGGAGCGCATGTCGCAGGGCCGGGCGGATTTGCGCCCGAAGATCGAGCTGATCTTTGCGCGATGGATGGAGCTCAAGACCCCGATCCCCGAGGGCGTGGCGGCGCTGCGCCGCTGCAGGGAAAAGGGCAAGCGCACCTACGTCCTTTCCAACTACCATCAGCCGGGTTTTGAATGGCTGCTGCAGAACCACGACTTCTTTTCGCTCTTCGACGGCTACGTGGTATCGTGCTACCTGCACCTGCTCAAGCCGGAGCCGGAAATCTACCGCGAGCTGATCGAACGGTGCAGCCTCGACCCGGCGCGCTCGCTGTTCCTGGACGACACGCGCGTGAACGTGGAGGCGGCGATGGAGGCGGGCATTCAGGGCTTCTGGGTGGAGAAGCCGGAAAAGATGACGGAATTTTTTGCCTGAGCAGGGGAATGGATGAAAATCGCCTCTTCCTGCGTTACCATTAAAAAGAGAAAACCCGATAGGGGAGGGGATACGATGGAACCTGTACGCACATTGGCTGCTTATCTGCTGACGGCGGCGATGGCGGTGACCGGCCTGCCGGCAGCCTCTGCCGAGCCCAACCTTGGGGAAGGGGACGCGATCCCGACGGCGGCCGCCATGACCGCAACGCCGGAGGCGGCGCCACAGACGGCGGCGACGCCCGTCCCGGGGACGACGCTCGTCCCGGAGACGACGTTCGTCCCGGGGGCGACGCGCGCCTCGGAGACGACGCCCGTTCCGGAGGCGACGCTGCTGCCCGGCGGCATGACGCGCTCGCTTCGGCGCGGCGACGAGGGCGAGGACGTGCAGCGCCTGCAGGAGCGGCTCAGAGAGCTGGGCTATCTGGAGGACAAGGCGGACGGCAAGTTCGGCATCAACACGCTGCGCGCGGTAAAGAAGTTTCAGCGCAAGCACGACCTCAAGGACGACGGCATCGCGGGCAAGGACACGCTGACCTGGGTGTTCTCGCAGGCGGCGATTGTCGTGCCGACCTCGACGCCGAGCCCGACGCCGAAGCCTACGGCGACGCCCAAACCCACGGCGACGCCGAAGCCTACGGCGACGCCGACACCGAGCCCGACGCCGGAGCCGACGCCGAGCCCCACGCCGATGCCTACGGCGGTTCCGGAGTTAAAGCTCTTGACGCTGGATATGGACGCGAAGGTGTCGCTCAGCGGCGGCGCGATCGAGGTGACGCCCGCGCGCGACGCGGACGGCAACTGGTACCTACCGGCGGAGGAGCTCGCCCGTCAGGCCGGGTGGCAGGTTGAGAAGACGCCGGAGGGCATGTCCTTCACCGTGCCGGGCGACCCGCCCCGCGAAACGGCTATCTCCTACTCGCTGGACGGCGGTTCGCCGGTGATGGTGCTCGTGGAGGGCAAGCTGTACGTGCCCTCGCAGGAGGCGGAGCCCATCGTGGACGGCGGCACGCTGTTCGTGCCCGCGCTCTTCCTGCAGGAGGCGTTCGGCCTGACGGTCGAAACGCAGGACGGAAATTAAACCGCGACATGTGAAAGGGGCCGCGCCTTGCGGCCTCTTTTCCTTTGCGCAAAACGCACAGCTTTTCCGGGGAATCTTGGATGTTTTTAGGCCCGAAATCCCCCTTGACAGGAGCGGAGGACAGCGGTATACTAATAACACTTTACTACGCTAAATTAATAAAGGGGATTGAACGCAATGAAAAAGTGGATTGCCCTGCTGATGAGCCTGACGATGATCGTCGCCTGCACCGCCGCGCTGGCGGAGGACGCCTCGCTGCAAAAGGTGCTGGACAAGGGCGAGTTCGTGCTGGGGCTGGACGACGCCTTCCCCCCGATGGGCTACCGCGACGAGAACGGCGAGATCGTGGGCTTCGACATCGACGTGGCGGCGGAGGTTTCAAAGCGCCTGGGCGTTGAGCTCAAGGTGCAGCCGGTCGATTGGAGCACGAAGGAAGTGGAGCTTTCCTCCGGCGCGATCGACTGCATCTGGAACGGGCTTACGATGACGGAGGAGCGCATCGCGCAGATGGACTTTTCGGAGCCGTACCTGAACAACACGCAGGTGATCGTCGTGAAGGCGGATTCGCCGGTTAAGACGCTTGCGGACCTCGCGGGCAAGACGCTGGCCGTACAGGCGGGCTCCTCCGGCGTGGACGCGCTGAGCGCGAACCAGAGCTTCGCGGATACGCTGGGCGACGTGCTGGAGTTTGACGACTTCATGATGGCGATGATGGATTTGGACGGCGGCGGGTGCGACTGCGTGCTCATCGACGTGATCGTGGCGGGCTACTACATGGGCCAGAAGGAAGGCGCTTATCGCCTGCTCGAC harbors:
- a CDS encoding EAL domain-containing protein, with the protein product MKDRFGDILDQMQAGVYMTDVQTHEILFMNRKMKEDYGLENPEGKICWQVLQEGQTGPCSFCKIPSLGGERARIVCWRDHSAVAGKVFDRYDSLVPWQDGFVHMQQAYDVTNLLQLSEYATKDALCAVFNRSRGKAMLSERLAGLAGAHTCLIALLDVDNLKAVNDRYGHAEGDFLLRQTCAVLKGHLQGQDYLFRLSGDEFVLVMMDMPEKEAARLMRAWRREVEQLRAMHGKPYDFSFSFGVSSCGAKGVCRASELIARADERMYEEKLRRRKTVLLDRDENVFRTDKTAGRTMNYPTGMLYEALERSTDDYVYLCDMKTGVFRYSPAQVRQFDLPGEFVENPLPCWKRIVHPDDWDRFYKSNMEIGENKRDSHSVEFRARNRGGEYVWLRCRGQLMRDEYGEPCLFAGIMTQLGRQNKIDPLTQLLNHSEFLAAVQRGVQEESIEQLGILVLDVDGFRNINEMYGRAFGDRVLRTLAQSVQALLPDNASLYRLDNDRLGILMDNDSRTGAARLFRRVQERLVLMQEWKQSKLAVEVSAGYAEYPGDGAAADELYQYADYALQYAKSHGRNRLEIFSDEILRGKVRALELMRRLREAISQSYRGFRLAYQPQVDGSTGEIVGVEALMRWQDVTGENVSPVEFIPILEEQGMIYGAGLWALRTALRAARGWVTLKSDFTVSVNISALQMMEKRFLRDLTEIVRTEDFPCENLILELTESCTVQNLNIFESAFKQMRAMGIRVAMDDFGTGYSSLEILKRTPVDIVKIDRGFVKGILNSRFDATFISFVVAICHEANIRVCLEGVEEAAEVEFLKDMHLDCIQGYYFGRPLEAGEITARLEGVGTR
- the yiaK gene encoding 3-dehydro-L-gulonate 2-dehydrogenase: MLYIPFDEILTTLRLALEKAGFDGARAARLADVFARNSLEGVYSHGVNRFPRFLKNVREGTVDRDAVPECVASLGGMEVWDGHFGAGPLIAEDAMARAIELSRTHGIACVSVRRSNHWMRPGRYGWQAARAGVAGILFTNTTANMPAWGAVDAHLGNNPIVLAIPREKGPVVVDMAMSQFAYGKLEVAALSGEELPIDGGFDEAGNLTRDPQAILRTRRILPTGYWKGSAMSIALDLMAGALSMGRTVSAISRDPSDERGLSQVFIAVNFRELLAKDEVDALLDAAIADIQSSTPVPGGAPVRYPGQNMQSTIERNSAHGVPVHEETWRKIEDELRA
- a CDS encoding HAD-IA family hydrolase codes for the protein MRFIDESFQTMPWDEIDSVVFDIGNVLMYFSPHHVLDVLFGEDEPLKAELLRRVFESSHWLDLDRGTATYEQAVERMSQGRADLRPKIELIFARWMELKTPIPEGVAALRRCREKGKRTYVLSNYHQPGFEWLLQNHDFFSLFDGYVVSCYLHLLKPEPEIYRELIERCSLDPARSLFLDDTRVNVEAAMEAGIQGFWVEKPEKMTEFFA
- a CDS encoding peptidoglycan-binding protein, with amino-acid sequence MEPVRTLAAYLLTAAMAVTGLPAASAEPNLGEGDAIPTAAAMTATPEAAPQTAATPVPGTTLVPETTFVPGATRASETTPVPEATLLPGGMTRSLRRGDEGEDVQRLQERLRELGYLEDKADGKFGINTLRAVKKFQRKHDLKDDGIAGKDTLTWVFSQAAIVVPTSTPSPTPKPTATPKPTATPKPTATPTPSPTPEPTPSPTPMPTAVPELKLLTLDMDAKVSLSGGAIEVTPARDADGNWYLPAEELARQAGWQVEKTPEGMSFTVPGDPPRETAISYSLDGGSPVMVLVEGKLYVPSQEAEPIVDGGTLFVPALFLQEAFGLTVETQDGN
- a CDS encoding transporter substrate-binding domain-containing protein, whose protein sequence is MKKWIALLMSLTMIVACTAALAEDASLQKVLDKGEFVLGLDDAFPPMGYRDENGEIVGFDIDVAAEVSKRLGVELKVQPVDWSTKEVELSSGAIDCIWNGLTMTEERIAQMDFSEPYLNNTQVIVVKADSPVKTLADLAGKTLAVQAGSSGVDALSANQSFADTLGDVLEFDDFMMAMMDLDGGGCDCVLIDVIVAGYYMGQKEGAYRLLDETLAAEQFAIGMRKGDAALVAAVNGALEEMAADGSLAAISTEWFGEDITLVGK